The genome window GTCCAATTGAGTCACCACCCAAAATCCTATATTGGAAGTCCTAAGTAAATAGaacaaggtatatatatatatatatatatatatatatataattataattacaaCAACACAAGTGTTATGTCACAAAACTTCATTCGCGTTATATACATAGATTTATGCAGATGGATGTGGTTATCATCGTCCCATAGTTAAACCAGCGTAGAGCAGGTGGACGTTGACGGGTCAAACAGCGCTGGGACCAGAAACTTCCTCCCGTGGACCCCATGGGCGTTGTAACTGGCCCCCGTCGCGGGGTCCATCAGAAGGTCCCCAGCGTAGCCCGGATAGGCCCCCTTCGCGTACACGCCGGGGCACGCCGTCGCCGCCTCCAGCGCCGCCTCCCTCGGTCCCTGGAAGAAGCCGTCCCCGAACGGGTTGGTGGCGGCGCCGGCCAGCATGCTCGCCAGGTTGATCACCATGCCGTCGACCCCGACGTCGCCGTTGGGCGCCACCAGCGGTGGCGTCTGCGGCCCGTACAAGGGCTGGTGGAAGGGCCAGGCGCACTGGCCGGGGCACTGCGTCGCCGAGTTGCCCACCCAGATGTAGGCGAACCGGCCGCTGGCCCTGGACCGGGGCGACGCCCCGTGGGAGCCGCACCGGCTCATACAGAACCTCCCAACCGCCACGTCCTCCGCGGTGAGCACCACGTTGATGGAGTCTCGCGGCGCCCCCCTGGCGGCCAGCTTCGCAAGGTCGGAGTCGCGGAGGGACCTGCCGAGGGAGTACGTCTCGTCGAGGACCTGCTTGCCGAGGCGAAGCCTAGGCAACGGCGTCCTCGACGT of Musa acuminata AAA Group cultivar baxijiao chromosome BXJ1-7, Cavendish_Baxijiao_AAA, whole genome shotgun sequence contains these proteins:
- the LOC135678713 gene encoding protein PHOSPHATE-INDUCED 1 homolog, which gives rise to MASSSLGTHGFVLLTLLFAASLFQRSFGGRTLSALVEEQPLAMTYHKGALLTGNVSVNLVFYGKFTAYQRAIISDFVASLSPLPRRKQYVEPSVATWWKTLAKYYATSRTPLPRLRLGKQVLDETYSLGRSLRDSDLAKLAARGAPRDSINVVLTAEDVAVGRFCMSRCGSHGASPRSRASGRFAYIWVGNSATQCPGQCAWPFHQPLYGPQTPPLVAPNGDVGVDGMVINLASMLAGAATNPFGDGFFQGPREAALEAATACPGVYAKGAYPGYAGDLLMDPATGASYNAHGVHGRKFLVPALFDPSTSTCSTLV